A window of the Mesotoga prima MesG1.Ag.4.2 genome harbors these coding sequences:
- a CDS encoding Lon protease family protein, with product MRKVGWKDIDLKIALPEDVKSTECIGELEEFIGQERAIRALETGLHIDAKGYNVFVSGTTNTGRRTFVSRYLKKKVEGTKTPGDWIYVYNFDDPRSPNSISLEAGTGKIFQKEMNDFVEIAINSIGESFQSEDYQQKVTSLQNEQSEKRSNMLKELVEKAKEKDYTVQINQTGVATIPIWNGKPLTQEVYEALPEDYQKQITKKGEEVRELVNSYLLKLSKMEKDFGEKYKELNRKVASFAVEGHIREMKDRFSESKEVVEFIESMKKDLLDNLGVFFSQEIDSKAFFGKRYAVNLFVDNSGIEGKPVVEVTNANYSSLFGRIEYVAKMGMLDTDHTMIRPGAIHSSNGGYLVLDAKNVLSEPYVWQTLKQVLFSGLEGIENLEHKIGLLSTVSLKPEPIPLDIKIVMIGEPWIYSMLSTLDTDFKKLFKVKAEFDWEMTIQNDTVDKLCGLMCNIVKANSLRPLEREGIIEVIKRAIFLSGSRKKVSTQFGALEQILLESSAVAEVSGHEMTQADDVSTAWEEMHKRVSLYQDKIKEMFQNSTLMVQTEGELVGEINGLTVIQTEDLSFGIPVKITAKVGPGNSGIVDIQKESELSGHIHNKASLTIQGYMSSKYAQQFPLSLNGSISFEQVYSAVEGDSASVAETVAFLSAVAEVPIKQSIAVTGSINQSGRVQPVGGVQYKIQGFYDLCKIKGFNGQQGVIVPEANSDNVILNDEIIGAVKEGRFNVWTIETVDEAIEILTGMKPGRIGKNGQYSSGSFNRLVVDRLKKFYEIASRTNKRAGKNVD from the coding sequence ATGAGAAAAGTTGGCTGGAAGGACATAGATCTGAAGATTGCGCTACCGGAAGACGTGAAATCTACTGAGTGTATTGGCGAACTGGAAGAGTTTATAGGTCAGGAAAGAGCCATAAGGGCACTTGAGACTGGACTTCACATAGATGCGAAGGGTTACAATGTGTTTGTTTCGGGTACTACCAACACTGGCAGAAGGACCTTTGTAAGTCGCTATCTCAAAAAGAAAGTCGAGGGCACTAAAACCCCCGGAGACTGGATATACGTCTATAATTTTGACGACCCAAGGTCTCCAAACTCAATATCCCTTGAAGCGGGAACGGGAAAGATATTTCAGAAGGAAATGAATGACTTTGTCGAGATCGCTATAAACTCCATTGGCGAGAGCTTTCAAAGCGAGGACTATCAGCAGAAAGTTACATCCTTACAGAATGAACAGTCGGAGAAACGTTCAAACATGCTGAAGGAACTCGTTGAGAAGGCCAAAGAGAAAGACTACACCGTTCAAATAAACCAGACCGGAGTCGCAACAATTCCTATATGGAACGGAAAACCACTTACGCAGGAAGTATATGAGGCTCTTCCCGAAGATTATCAGAAGCAGATTACGAAGAAGGGCGAAGAGGTTCGTGAGCTGGTTAATTCCTATCTTCTGAAACTGAGCAAGATGGAAAAAGACTTCGGCGAAAAGTATAAGGAACTGAACAGAAAAGTTGCCTCATTTGCCGTTGAAGGTCACATAAGGGAGATGAAGGATAGATTCAGCGAAAGTAAAGAGGTTGTAGAGTTTATTGAGAGCATGAAGAAGGATCTTCTTGACAATCTTGGAGTCTTCTTCAGCCAGGAGATCGATTCGAAGGCCTTTTTTGGCAAGAGATACGCAGTAAACCTATTTGTCGACAATTCTGGAATAGAGGGAAAACCGGTTGTAGAGGTAACAAACGCCAATTACTCTTCCCTCTTTGGAAGAATCGAGTACGTAGCGAAGATGGGAATGCTCGATACCGATCACACAATGATAAGACCAGGAGCGATACACAGTTCCAATGGCGGATACCTTGTTCTAGATGCTAAAAACGTGCTAAGTGAACCGTATGTTTGGCAAACACTGAAACAGGTTCTCTTTTCGGGCCTGGAAGGAATCGAGAATCTTGAACATAAGATCGGCCTGCTTTCGACTGTGAGTCTGAAGCCGGAGCCGATTCCACTTGACATAAAGATCGTCATGATCGGAGAGCCCTGGATATACAGTATGCTTAGCACCCTTGACACCGATTTTAAGAAGCTCTTCAAAGTAAAGGCAGAGTTCGACTGGGAAATGACTATACAGAATGATACTGTGGACAAGCTCTGCGGACTCATGTGCAATATTGTTAAGGCGAACTCCTTAAGGCCATTAGAGAGAGAAGGAATAATAGAGGTTATCAAGAGAGCGATCTTCCTTTCTGGGAGTAGAAAGAAGGTTTCTACACAGTTCGGTGCACTTGAACAGATCCTTCTCGAAAGCTCGGCCGTCGCGGAAGTCAGTGGTCACGAGATGACACAGGCCGATGACGTATCGACTGCATGGGAAGAAATGCACAAGAGGGTTTCGCTCTATCAGGATAAGATCAAAGAGATGTTCCAGAACTCCACTTTAATGGTTCAAACAGAGGGGGAACTTGTCGGCGAAATAAACGGGTTGACAGTGATCCAGACTGAAGATCTTTCTTTCGGGATACCGGTGAAGATTACCGCCAAAGTCGGACCGGGCAACAGCGGAATCGTCGACATACAGAAGGAATCCGAGCTTAGTGGACATATCCACAATAAGGCCAGTCTGACCATTCAGGGATATATGAGCTCGAAATACGCGCAGCAGTTCCCGCTAAGCCTAAATGGCTCGATAAGTTTCGAGCAGGTTTACTCGGCGGTTGAAGGAGATAGCGCTTCGGTTGCCGAAACGGTGGCCTTCCTTTCTGCAGTTGCTGAAGTCCCGATAAAACAGTCGATAGCCGTGACAGGCTCCATAAACCAGAGCGGACGGGTTCAGCCAGTTGGTGGAGTCCAATACAAGATTCAGGGTTTTTATGATCTCTGCAAGATTAAGGGCTTCAACGGCCAGCAGGGAGTGATAGTGCCCGAAGCAAATTCCGATAACGTGATTCTGAATGACGAAATAATAGGAGCGGTTAAAGAAGGTAGATTCAACGTCTGGACTATTGAAACCGTGGACGAGGCTATCGAGATACTAACGGGAATGAAACCGGGGAGAATCGGAAAAAACGGGCAGTACTCTTCGGGCAGTTTCAATCGACTTGTCGTTGATAGACTCAAGAAGTTCTACGAGATTGCCTCTCGAACAAATAAGCGAGCCGGTAAGAACGTCGATTAG
- a CDS encoding 2'-5' RNA ligase family protein, with protein MVLKALVSLLPEDLDRFVRGIWDELKTEFGFYSVFLTPFPHITFCIVEEEETGIDPLIEVIASSTPPLMARTEYLGVFSGEKPVIFIGLARNSRLASLHHALWTELRDSVNNRAIAYDEDHWIPHITVVFGDDLKRSNIGPVMERLAFRDFHHEFTIDNLTILEEVPDEGIVVRKKLKLAGQSKKD; from the coding sequence GTGGTTCTGAAGGCACTTGTTTCTCTTCTCCCAGAGGATTTGGATCGTTTCGTCAGAGGGATATGGGACGAACTGAAGACAGAGTTTGGTTTTTATTCAGTTTTTCTAACCCCTTTTCCTCATATAACCTTCTGCATTGTGGAAGAGGAGGAGACTGGAATCGACCCTTTGATCGAGGTCATAGCTTCCAGTACGCCTCCTTTGATGGCCAGAACGGAGTATCTAGGAGTCTTCTCCGGTGAGAAACCCGTGATCTTCATTGGACTCGCAAGGAATTCGCGTTTAGCATCTCTCCACCATGCTTTATGGACCGAACTCCGCGATTCGGTAAACAACAGAGCGATCGCTTATGATGAAGACCACTGGATACCTCATATTACAGTTGTTTTTGGAGATGATCTTAAACGATCCAACATTGGTCCTGTTATGGAGAGACTTGCCTTCAGGGATTTTCATCACGAGTTTACAATAGACAATCTGACCATACTCGAAGAGGTTCCCGACGAAGGGATAGTTGTCAGGAAGAAGCTGAAGCTCGCCGGCCAGTCGAAGAAAGATTGA
- a CDS encoding efflux RND transporter permease subunit codes for MRRAISFIILAVVVVILLSGINGFSFDPSPAAFLSDDDSELEAFNKIAEVFGDTGSIVLILEASQTSLELLKSVTEKINSLDWVKSALSPTEAVKLGSFNLFTMSIPSGSYVYEDEGRLVLNEELLTDPVYSNLIVSSDGRYYAIMITIAEGNELKSDMMIPELRSVLDSSGVESYKLIGESVANFETFRSIFDLTFKYPPFILLAIMAVYMIKFRRISLSLLTLVPPLAAVMVIVGIMGLLKLSINSLTVMIPSFIIIIGSAYGMHFLSRFEENIHMKNAVRRTIHEERVPILFSALTTMAGFSSYILLDMKAFQEMGIFVCSGIFLSAIFTITVLPGLVTPKAGTKREVLPPRDVHPLVKRAVIWVVVATSIVSPLLIITIPMTIDQYNFFKEDSEIRESARTMKEAFGWLTNYTLMVEPAKGASISFTGDQVENLEAFEQELKGIEGVSKVLSLFDLSRETNVPLPLMIRVLNSTEAFGDSTSLLVSDNAIRFNIFSSQSDSLSAERLKAAVEKAIRKFPEMNKNFEFTLAGTTLIWESVNSSVVKNQIQSLIVSFGLIILLLFSIFRSLKSTIIATIPILLTALFNFVFMAVFRIPLSISTALISGMLMGLVIDYAIHFTIWFRRFGDSHKAYEQTARAILTNGISLVAGFSVLLLTPLLLYVDVAKLMVSGLAVGMVLTLILLPEIASRSERFLSRGKDSD; via the coding sequence ATGAGAAGAGCGATATCCTTTATCATATTGGCCGTAGTAGTCGTGATTCTGTTGTCCGGAATAAACGGGTTTAGCTTTGACCCCTCGCCTGCTGCCTTTTTGAGCGACGACGATTCGGAGCTTGAGGCGTTCAACAAGATCGCGGAAGTTTTCGGCGATACCGGATCGATAGTTTTGATTCTTGAAGCTTCTCAAACCTCTTTGGAGCTCTTGAAAAGCGTCACCGAGAAGATCAATTCTCTTGACTGGGTGAAATCCGCTTTGTCTCCCACCGAGGCCGTTAAGCTGGGAAGCTTCAATCTTTTTACGATGAGTATTCCATCGGGAAGCTACGTTTATGAAGATGAGGGCCGACTGGTTCTTAATGAAGAACTGCTCACGGATCCCGTTTACAGCAATCTGATCGTTTCTTCCGATGGCAGGTACTATGCGATCATGATTACCATAGCAGAGGGGAACGAGCTGAAAAGTGACATGATGATCCCGGAACTGCGTTCGGTACTGGACTCTTCCGGCGTAGAAAGCTACAAATTGATCGGAGAAAGTGTTGCTAATTTCGAAACCTTCAGGTCGATCTTTGATCTCACCTTCAAGTATCCACCCTTCATACTGCTTGCCATCATGGCAGTTTACATGATCAAGTTCAGAAGAATATCGCTATCACTTTTAACCCTTGTACCACCTTTGGCTGCAGTAATGGTGATAGTAGGAATAATGGGACTGCTCAAACTTTCTATAAACAGTCTTACGGTTATGATACCTTCGTTCATAATTATAATTGGCAGTGCTTACGGGATGCATTTTCTATCGAGATTTGAAGAAAACATCCATATGAAGAATGCCGTCAGAAGGACCATCCACGAAGAGAGAGTGCCTATACTCTTTTCTGCTCTTACAACTATGGCGGGCTTTTCTTCATACATCCTACTCGATATGAAGGCCTTTCAGGAAATGGGGATATTCGTCTGCTCCGGGATCTTTTTATCGGCGATTTTTACTATCACTGTCCTTCCGGGGCTTGTTACCCCTAAGGCGGGCACTAAACGCGAGGTTTTGCCACCAAGGGATGTTCACCCATTAGTTAAAAGAGCGGTTATCTGGGTTGTCGTTGCCACAAGTATTGTCTCTCCCTTACTAATCATCACTATTCCAATGACGATTGATCAGTATAATTTTTTCAAGGAGGATTCAGAGATCAGAGAAAGCGCAAGAACGATGAAGGAAGCCTTCGGTTGGTTGACGAATTATACTCTCATGGTTGAACCTGCTAAGGGAGCAAGCATTTCATTCACAGGTGACCAGGTTGAGAATCTAGAAGCTTTCGAACAGGAGTTGAAGGGGATTGAAGGAGTTTCAAAGGTTTTGAGTCTCTTTGACCTTTCGAGAGAGACCAACGTACCCTTACCTTTGATGATCAGAGTGCTCAACTCTACAGAGGCATTTGGTGATTCTACTTCACTTCTGGTCAGTGACAATGCGATCCGTTTCAACATCTTTTCATCTCAGAGCGACAGCCTGAGTGCTGAGAGATTGAAAGCCGCAGTCGAAAAGGCCATAAGAAAATTCCCTGAAATGAACAAGAACTTCGAATTCACTCTGGCTGGAACAACTCTCATATGGGAGAGCGTCAATTCATCGGTAGTCAAGAACCAGATTCAAAGTCTAATTGTCTCATTTGGGCTAATCATATTGCTTCTGTTTTCTATATTCAGGAGCTTGAAATCAACCATAATAGCTACTATTCCAATTCTGCTGACAGCACTGTTCAACTTCGTCTTTATGGCCGTTTTCAGGATCCCCCTAAGCATTTCTACAGCTCTTATTTCGGGGATGTTGATGGGACTGGTAATCGACTACGCTATCCATTTCACGATCTGGTTTAGGAGATTTGGTGATTCACATAAGGCTTATGAACAAACGGCTAGGGCAATTCTTACAAATGGTATAAGTCTTGTAGCGGGTTTCTCGGTTTTGCTCCTCACACCATTACTGCTTTATGTGGATGTTGCGAAACTTATGGTAAGCGGGCTAGCTGTGGGAATGGTTCTTACCCTAATACTTCTCCCCGAAATCGCATCGAGGAGTGAAAGGTTTTTGAGCAGGGGCAAAGACTCCGACTGA
- a CDS encoding ABC transporter ATP-binding protein, whose product MISCKKLTKVFDKDPVVNEIDLSISSGEIYGFLGPNGAGKTTTIRMLTGTLKPTSGEVKILDMDFSRNELLIKSRIGVVPDEPRIYSYFTGAEFLEFIMDVFPDKKQEAKKRVGELCEAFGIDYLGKMISEMSHGMKQKIMVISVLMRRPEVIFLDEPTVGLDARSAKILKMLLEKYKNEGSTIFMTTHVLEIAEKMCDRIGIINKGKLISEGTMNELRRKAGADERETLENLFLQLTGEDEDIQEIVSAL is encoded by the coding sequence ATGATCAGCTGTAAAAAGCTTACCAAGGTCTTCGACAAAGACCCTGTAGTGAATGAGATAGATCTGTCTATTAGTTCAGGGGAGATATACGGCTTTCTTGGACCGAACGGGGCCGGAAAAACTACTACCATAAGAATGTTGACGGGCACTTTGAAACCCACATCTGGAGAGGTGAAAATACTCGATATGGACTTTTCCAGAAACGAACTGCTTATCAAGAGCAGGATTGGCGTTGTACCCGATGAGCCAAGAATCTACTCTTACTTCACGGGTGCGGAGTTTCTGGAGTTCATAATGGACGTCTTCCCTGACAAGAAGCAAGAAGCGAAGAAAAGAGTCGGGGAGCTATGCGAAGCCTTTGGAATCGATTATCTAGGTAAGATGATCTCCGAGATGTCCCACGGCATGAAACAAAAGATAATGGTCATATCCGTTCTGATGAGACGGCCCGAAGTGATATTCCTGGACGAACCCACAGTCGGCCTCGATGCAAGAAGCGCAAAAATCCTGAAGATGCTTCTGGAGAAGTACAAGAATGAGGGATCTACGATTTTTATGACGACCCACGTACTTGAAATCGCTGAAAAGATGTGTGACAGGATAGGAATAATCAATAAGGGGAAGTTGATTTCGGAAGGTACAATGAATGAATTGAGAAGGAAGGCCGGTGCCGATGAAAGGGAAACTCTCGAAAACCTCTTCCTTCAGTTAACCGGTGAGGATGAAGACATCCAGGAAATAGTAAGTGCACTGTGA
- a CDS encoding diguanylate cyclase, whose amino-acid sequence MKNRLISLFLAAIATVFAAVIIFAMTEVRYSKIENHIANSARIITENNAKTAFLGYFHWDSMYEALESGDADFVIYNLEDLLKNNSLIEGVVVVYRNEEFVSAGESFQTLRDHTIGASAFYEIIPSGEDLLATMRVTDSAGLESLKDSYAILKLNLDEILRLLTTEDYRLSSVEGTSVFEGISLSIIRKWSPANYATVSLVFLMSLSFTMIVQRLEGKRSIASKNNEMLLLLNHIPTLIWYFKDSETFGIVNKSFAEFFGMRPEDIEGRKIREIFSGEDLSTSIETNKLVFAGKEEHIYEQDTRNSKGELRTLIVTKTPEIDENGNIKSVVCSACDVTDERKALRRIELIQFGLDNANDEAFWIAPDGSILYANSAACKSLGYSREEITAMKVNDLDKSLEADDRKSSWERLKSNGKDNFEAYHLRKDGSTFPVEINRNYFKYDGREYEFTFARDISDRLKSFEILERDKFRIERLHEAALNLERCSELQSVYDLVIEAAKEILEFDICFICVREEENLVIKASSNLNPRDPLEMSIDKGIVGRTYREKKSYVIDDIQEFPGALRTNDIYRAGLSVPVGDVGVFQAMSVKKAIFGEQELRLAELLMSHAREAIVRIETEKRMNYMSLHDKLTDLYNRLYFEEELKRLEGSRFYPISIVSADIDGLKLINDTMGHSRGDQILIELSQILRSCFRKTDVVARFGGDEFAIILIKTDEEITEKIALRVRKIVEKFNMNNSGPPLSVSMGIATSNGPEQELVETLKQADDLMYRDKLYRSSSVRSQMVNTLLVTLAEKDQISGGHAKRLQKLCLELGRRARLSTRQLSDLALFAQVHDLGKVGIPDSILFKPGPLTADEWRIMKLHPEKGYRIAISSPDLSSVADLILKHHERWDGRGYPLGISGEDIPIECRILSIVDAFDAMTNDRPYSRAISKEEAVEEIVNCSGTQFDPKLVQMFKSIVSNELV is encoded by the coding sequence ATGAAGAACCGGCTAATCTCTCTTTTCCTAGCTGCAATTGCTACAGTTTTCGCCGCTGTCATAATTTTCGCGATGACAGAAGTAAGGTATTCCAAAATAGAGAATCACATCGCAAACTCCGCCAGGATAATCACGGAGAATAACGCAAAGACCGCCTTCCTCGGTTACTTCCACTGGGATTCGATGTACGAGGCTTTGGAGTCAGGTGATGCCGACTTCGTTATCTACAATCTAGAAGATCTGCTGAAGAACAATAGCCTGATCGAGGGTGTCGTTGTCGTGTACCGCAACGAGGAATTCGTATCTGCCGGTGAAAGCTTCCAGACTCTTAGAGATCACACGATTGGAGCTTCGGCCTTCTACGAGATCATTCCAAGTGGAGAGGACTTATTGGCGACGATGAGAGTTACCGATAGCGCCGGCTTGGAGAGTCTGAAAGACTCATATGCTATTCTGAAACTTAATCTAGACGAGATTCTAAGATTATTGACTACTGAAGACTACAGATTATCGAGTGTAGAAGGGACTTCCGTGTTCGAAGGTATCTCACTTTCTATTATCAGAAAGTGGTCTCCCGCCAATTATGCTACTGTGAGTCTCGTTTTCCTGATGTCGCTTTCATTCACTATGATTGTTCAGCGTTTGGAAGGCAAAAGGTCTATAGCATCCAAGAACAACGAGATGCTGTTGCTTCTAAACCACATCCCAACACTTATCTGGTACTTCAAAGATTCCGAGACTTTCGGGATCGTAAACAAGTCATTTGCGGAGTTCTTTGGCATGCGTCCGGAAGATATCGAAGGAAGGAAGATTCGCGAGATCTTTTCGGGAGAAGACCTCTCAACAAGTATTGAAACCAATAAACTAGTCTTTGCTGGCAAAGAGGAGCACATTTACGAGCAAGATACCAGGAATTCGAAAGGCGAGCTTAGAACTCTGATTGTTACCAAGACTCCGGAAATCGATGAAAACGGTAATATAAAATCCGTAGTCTGCTCTGCATGTGACGTAACGGATGAACGCAAGGCTCTCAGAAGAATAGAGCTCATCCAGTTCGGGCTCGACAACGCAAACGATGAGGCTTTCTGGATTGCCCCTGACGGATCGATTCTCTACGCAAACAGCGCTGCTTGCAAGAGTCTCGGGTATTCGAGAGAAGAGATAACTGCAATGAAGGTCAATGATCTTGACAAATCTCTAGAAGCTGATGACAGAAAAAGCAGCTGGGAGAGGCTCAAATCAAACGGGAAAGACAATTTCGAGGCATACCATCTGAGAAAGGATGGTTCCACTTTCCCCGTTGAAATCAACAGAAACTATTTTAAGTACGATGGAAGAGAATATGAATTCACGTTTGCGCGGGATATTTCTGACCGCTTAAAAAGTTTTGAGATTCTTGAAAGAGACAAGTTCAGGATCGAACGGCTCCACGAGGCGGCTCTCAATCTCGAAAGGTGCAGTGAACTGCAGAGCGTCTACGACCTTGTCATCGAAGCGGCAAAAGAGATTCTCGAATTCGACATTTGCTTCATATGCGTAAGGGAAGAAGAAAATCTCGTAATAAAGGCGTCTTCCAACCTGAATCCACGGGATCCCCTGGAAATGTCGATCGATAAGGGCATTGTAGGAAGGACTTATAGAGAGAAGAAGTCATATGTAATCGATGATATCCAGGAGTTTCCCGGTGCTCTTAGAACAAACGATATATATAGAGCTGGACTCAGTGTACCGGTTGGAGATGTCGGAGTCTTTCAGGCAATGTCCGTGAAAAAGGCGATCTTTGGCGAACAGGAATTGCGTCTTGCTGAACTCCTGATGTCTCATGCCCGCGAAGCGATTGTGAGGATTGAAACAGAGAAGCGCATGAATTACATGTCTCTTCACGATAAACTTACCGACCTTTACAACAGGTTGTACTTCGAGGAAGAGCTTAAAAGACTTGAAGGCTCTAGATTCTACCCCATCTCAATTGTTTCGGCAGATATCGATGGACTGAAGTTGATCAACGATACGATGGGTCACTCAAGAGGAGACCAGATACTCATCGAGCTTTCGCAGATATTGAGATCTTGCTTCAGAAAGACGGATGTTGTGGCGAGATTTGGGGGAGATGAATTCGCAATAATATTGATCAAGACGGACGAGGAGATTACAGAAAAGATCGCTCTGCGGGTAAGAAAGATTGTGGAAAAATTCAACATGAACAACTCCGGACCGCCTCTAAGTGTTTCGATGGGTATTGCTACGAGCAATGGCCCTGAACAAGAACTTGTTGAAACACTTAAGCAAGCCGATGACTTGATGTACCGCGATAAACTTTACAGAAGTTCGAGCGTTAGAAGTCAGATGGTCAACACACTCCTTGTAACTCTAGCCGAAAAAGACCAGATCTCAGGAGGGCATGCGAAGAGACTTCAGAAACTCTGCCTTGAACTTGGAAGAAGAGCCAGACTTAGCACGAGGCAGTTGAGCGACCTTGCATTGTTCGCACAGGTGCACGATCTCGGAAAGGTGGGAATTCCAGACAGCATTCTGTTTAAACCAGGTCCTTTGACCGCTGATGAATGGAGGATAATGAAGCTACATCCTGAAAAGGGATATAGGATAGCGATCTCATCTCCCGACCTCTCTTCAGTTGCGGATTTGATTCTCAAGCATCACGAAAGATGGGATGGAAGGGGTTACCCGCTGGGCATAAGCGGTGAAGACATTCCAATAGAATGCCGGATTCTCTCGATTGTCGATGCCTTTGATGCTATGACAAACGACAGGCCTTACAGTAGGGCGATAAGCAAAGAAGAGGCAGTTGAAGAAATAGTGAACTGCTCAGGTACCCAGTTTGACCCGAAACTGGTCCAAATGTTTAAGAGTATCGTGAGCAATGAACTTGTTTAG
- a CDS encoding DUF3307 domain-containing protein, with protein MNGFMIPLALSILAHVLADFLFQTDNTAKEKSEQQAKGFLKHWIVVFLTLLVLMMPFGLMDVLLYCVVLSLFHILLDVFKSSIESKRGPATRFSMFIIDQLLHLMLIVFLVPISSFTIARSFSAFIVWIDFHTGLDLAVLPVSKMLSVLIVYLYVLFAGAVFIRKLFDLIYKNQPDYLERIVGNSSSLDNVRTGKAIGIFERLLVLTLYLTGNVASITIVIAAKSLARFKNFDNKDFAEYYLIGTLASVMIAIIGGMILEVL; from the coding sequence ATGAATGGATTCATGATACCTTTAGCTCTTTCGATCTTGGCTCATGTACTCGCCGATTTCTTGTTCCAAACAGACAACACTGCAAAGGAAAAAAGCGAGCAACAGGCAAAAGGCTTCCTGAAACACTGGATCGTTGTTTTCTTGACGCTTTTAGTCTTGATGATGCCCTTCGGACTCATGGATGTGCTTCTGTATTGTGTAGTCCTTTCACTGTTCCACATACTTCTGGACGTCTTCAAGTCCAGCATTGAAAGTAAACGTGGCCCGGCTACCAGGTTTTCGATGTTTATTATTGACCAACTTCTTCATCTAATGTTGATCGTCTTTCTTGTTCCGATTTCCAGTTTTACAATAGCCAGAAGCTTTTCTGCCTTTATAGTTTGGATAGATTTTCATACAGGACTAGATTTAGCCGTACTTCCGGTTAGTAAAATGCTTTCCGTACTTATTGTCTATCTATATGTTCTCTTTGCGGGAGCGGTATTCATAAGAAAGCTTTTCGACCTGATATACAAGAACCAGCCGGACTACCTTGAGAGAATCGTTGGAAACAGCTCCTCTCTAGATAATGTGAGAACGGGAAAAGCGATCGGCATCTTCGAAAGACTTCTAGTTCTAACACTTTACCTCACGGGAAACGTGGCTTCCATAACAATTGTCATTGCCGCGAAATCTCTGGCAAGATTCAAGAACTTCGATAACAAAGACTTTGCCGAGTACTATCTTATCGGGACACTGGCTAGCGTGATGATTGCAATCATCGGTGGCATGATCTTGGAGGTTCTTTGA
- a CDS encoding SatD family protein, producing the protein MGLYAVITADIIQSRKQVLPFERIEQTLASFAGEHLVKSFALSRGDEIQGVVSDLSVIVSLVRRLRYVMWPLALRVGMSIGEIEDDKLKKAGTSWDLSGEVFFSARDALDMAKKSRVSNTFFLCSDELLSTALNTSLSLLETIESGWTEKQWQAVHVYEREGTYEKAARVLGVTAPAVQQHCDKAGWNVVRVAEKELARLISLSLKI; encoded by the coding sequence ATGGGCCTTTATGCGGTCATTACCGCCGACATTATTCAGTCCAGAAAGCAGGTGCTTCCATTTGAGAGAATTGAGCAGACTCTTGCTTCCTTCGCAGGAGAGCATCTCGTCAAGTCGTTCGCACTGTCAAGAGGCGACGAAATTCAAGGCGTAGTATCTGATCTAAGTGTCATCGTATCGCTGGTGCGAAGGTTAAGATACGTTATGTGGCCTTTAGCCCTTAGGGTGGGGATGAGCATCGGCGAAATAGAAGATGACAAACTTAAAAAGGCTGGCACTTCGTGGGATTTGAGCGGAGAGGTTTTCTTCAGCGCAAGAGACGCTCTTGACATGGCAAAGAAATCAAGGGTTTCTAACACGTTCTTTCTTTGCAGTGATGAACTTTTATCCACTGCACTGAACACGTCTCTTTCTCTACTGGAGACTATTGAAAGCGGCTGGACTGAAAAGCAGTGGCAGGCCGTTCATGTATATGAAAGGGAGGGGACCTACGAGAAGGCGGCCAGGGTTCTGGGAGTTACTGCTCCGGCCGTGCAGCAGCATTGTGATAAAGCTGGCTGGAACGTGGTCAGGGTGGCGGAAAAGGAACTGGCGAGATTGATCTCTCTTTCGTTGAAAATATAA